A window of Salmo trutta chromosome 5, fSalTru1.1, whole genome shotgun sequence contains these coding sequences:
- the LOC115193754 gene encoding tumor necrosis factor receptor superfamily member 6 isoform X3, giving the protein MCPVHFGYHLDSHCSMNLDYGTCIHCEPGRTYNSYPNFLDSCEPCTSCNPKANLEVEDKCTTFRDTVCRCQQGHYCDKGKVHCRACYPCTICGDEGTKVACTTTNNTICHDDQKQGGGRSHAAVLGSVMVFAVCLIFCCLRRNNKCCFGKKLGQNGGLTKMANRSSEVAMEIQPLRGIDLWPHLLDIAKTLGWKDMKQVAERSGMTIATIEFHQLNYPNDTQEQCSSLLRAWVENEGMTTASETLIQTLRRMEKNAKADNIIAIISSKENTV; this is encoded by the exons ATGTGTCCTGTGCATTTTG GCTATCATCTGGACAGCCACTGTAGTATGAACTTAGACTATGGGACCTGTATTCACTGTGAGCCAGGAAGAACCTACAACAGTTACCCCAACTTCCTGGACTCTTGTGAGCCCTGCACATCTTGCAACCCTAAAG CCAATCTGGAGGTGGAGGACAAATGTACCACCTTCAGGGACACAGTGTGTCGATGCCAGCAGGGCCACTACTGTGACAAGGGGAAGGTGCACTGCAGGGCCTGCTACCCGTGTACCAT ATGTGGGGATGAAGGTACCAAGGTTGCCtgtaccaccaccaacaacaccaTATGCCATGACGACCAAAAACAAGGAG GAGGAAGAAGTCATGCAGCAGTACTTGGCTCAGTTATGGTTTTTGCAGTTTGTCTTATTTTTTGCTGCCTGAGGCGAaataataaatgttgttttg GGAAAAAGCTGGGGCAAAATGGTGGTTTGACCAAAATGGCCAACCGGAGTTCAGAGGTAGCTATG GAAATCCAGCCACTGAGGG GTATTGACCTCTGGCCACACCTCCTAGATATCGCTAAGACCTTGGGGTGGAAGGACATGAAACAGGTGGCCGAGCGCAGTGGGATGACTATTGCCACCATAGAATTCCACCAGCTAAACTATCCCAATGACACCCAGGAGCAGTGCTCCAGCCTACTTAGGGCCTGGGTGGAGAACGAGGGGATGACCACAGCCTCTGAGACACTGATCCAGACTCTACGCCGCATGGAAAAAAATGCCAAGGCAGATAATATCATAGCTATCATCAGCAGCAAGGAAAACACAGTTTAG
- the LOC115193754 gene encoding tumor necrosis factor receptor superfamily member 6 isoform X1, which yields MWKMNKYTFLCVLCILCIVRSATTSKAEPSSQDITIKLRIKRQSCQDGTYQHEDKTCCLCSAGYHLDSHCSMNLDYGTCIHCEPGRTYNSYPNFLDSCEPCTSCNPKANLEVEDKCTTFRDTVCRCQQGHYCDKGKVHCRACYPCTICGDEGTKVACTTTNNTICHDDQKQGGGRSHAAVLGSVMVFAVCLIFCCLRRNNKCCFGKKLGQNGGLTKMANRSSEVAMEIQPLRGIDLWPHLLDIAKTLGWKDMKQVAERSGMTIATIEFHQLNYPNDTQEQCSSLLRAWVENEGMTTASETLIQTLRRMEKNAKADNIIAIISSKENTV from the exons ATGTGGAAGATGAACAAATATACGTTTCTATGTGTCCTGTGCATTTTG TGTATAGTTCGTTCAGCTACAACTTCCAAAGCAGAGCCGAGTTCCCAAGACATAACCATCAAATTGCGCATCAAAAGGCAGAGTTGTCAAGATGGCACTTACCAGCATGAAGACAAGACATGCTGTCTCTGTTCTGCTG GCTATCATCTGGACAGCCACTGTAGTATGAACTTAGACTATGGGACCTGTATTCACTGTGAGCCAGGAAGAACCTACAACAGTTACCCCAACTTCCTGGACTCTTGTGAGCCCTGCACATCTTGCAACCCTAAAG CCAATCTGGAGGTGGAGGACAAATGTACCACCTTCAGGGACACAGTGTGTCGATGCCAGCAGGGCCACTACTGTGACAAGGGGAAGGTGCACTGCAGGGCCTGCTACCCGTGTACCAT ATGTGGGGATGAAGGTACCAAGGTTGCCtgtaccaccaccaacaacaccaTATGCCATGACGACCAAAAACAAGGAG GAGGAAGAAGTCATGCAGCAGTACTTGGCTCAGTTATGGTTTTTGCAGTTTGTCTTATTTTTTGCTGCCTGAGGCGAaataataaatgttgttttg GGAAAAAGCTGGGGCAAAATGGTGGTTTGACCAAAATGGCCAACCGGAGTTCAGAGGTAGCTATG GAAATCCAGCCACTGAGGG GTATTGACCTCTGGCCACACCTCCTAGATATCGCTAAGACCTTGGGGTGGAAGGACATGAAACAGGTGGCCGAGCGCAGTGGGATGACTATTGCCACCATAGAATTCCACCAGCTAAACTATCCCAATGACACCCAGGAGCAGTGCTCCAGCCTACTTAGGGCCTGGGTGGAGAACGAGGGGATGACCACAGCCTCTGAGACACTGATCCAGACTCTACGCCGCATGGAAAAAAATGCCAAGGCAGATAATATCATAGCTATCATCAGCAGCAAGGAAAACACAGTTTAG
- the LOC115193754 gene encoding tumor necrosis factor receptor superfamily member 6 isoform X2, which translates to MWKMNKYTFLCVLCILCIVRSATTSKAEPSSQDITIKLRIKRQSCQDGTYQHEDKTCCLCSAGYHLDSHCSMNLDYGTCIHCEPGRTYNSYPNFLDSCEPCTSCNPKANLEVEDKCTTFRDTVCRCQQGHYCDKGKVHCRACYPCTICGDEGTKVACTTTNNTICHDDQKQGGGRSHAAVLGSVMVFAVCLIFCCLRRNNKCCFGKKLGQNGGLTKMANRSSEEIQPLRGIDLWPHLLDIAKTLGWKDMKQVAERSGMTIATIEFHQLNYPNDTQEQCSSLLRAWVENEGMTTASETLIQTLRRMEKNAKADNIIAIISSKENTV; encoded by the exons ATGTGGAAGATGAACAAATATACGTTTCTATGTGTCCTGTGCATTTTG TGTATAGTTCGTTCAGCTACAACTTCCAAAGCAGAGCCGAGTTCCCAAGACATAACCATCAAATTGCGCATCAAAAGGCAGAGTTGTCAAGATGGCACTTACCAGCATGAAGACAAGACATGCTGTCTCTGTTCTGCTG GCTATCATCTGGACAGCCACTGTAGTATGAACTTAGACTATGGGACCTGTATTCACTGTGAGCCAGGAAGAACCTACAACAGTTACCCCAACTTCCTGGACTCTTGTGAGCCCTGCACATCTTGCAACCCTAAAG CCAATCTGGAGGTGGAGGACAAATGTACCACCTTCAGGGACACAGTGTGTCGATGCCAGCAGGGCCACTACTGTGACAAGGGGAAGGTGCACTGCAGGGCCTGCTACCCGTGTACCAT ATGTGGGGATGAAGGTACCAAGGTTGCCtgtaccaccaccaacaacaccaTATGCCATGACGACCAAAAACAAGGAG GAGGAAGAAGTCATGCAGCAGTACTTGGCTCAGTTATGGTTTTTGCAGTTTGTCTTATTTTTTGCTGCCTGAGGCGAaataataaatgttgttttg GGAAAAAGCTGGGGCAAAATGGTGGTTTGACCAAAATGGCCAACCGGAGTTCAGAG GAAATCCAGCCACTGAGGG GTATTGACCTCTGGCCACACCTCCTAGATATCGCTAAGACCTTGGGGTGGAAGGACATGAAACAGGTGGCCGAGCGCAGTGGGATGACTATTGCCACCATAGAATTCCACCAGCTAAACTATCCCAATGACACCCAGGAGCAGTGCTCCAGCCTACTTAGGGCCTGGGTGGAGAACGAGGGGATGACCACAGCCTCTGAGACACTGATCCAGACTCTACGCCGCATGGAAAAAAATGCCAAGGCAGATAATATCATAGCTATCATCAGCAGCAAGGAAAACACAGTTTAG